From Scyliorhinus canicula chromosome 15, sScyCan1.1, whole genome shotgun sequence:
ACGGGACGGCGAGGCAGGGCGGCGAGGCGGGGTGGCGAGGTGGGACGGCGAGGTGGGGCGGCGAGACGGGCCGGCGAGGCGGAGCAGTGTGACCGGGGCAGTGTGACGGGAGAGCAAGATGGGAGAGAGCGACAGGGCAACGAGATGGGGCAGCGAGGCGGGGCGGCGAGGAGGGGCGGCGAGGCGGGGCGGAGAGGCAGGACGGCGAGACGGGACAGCGAGACGGGACAGCGAGACGGGCCAGCGAGACGGGGTGGCGAGGTGGGGTGGCGAGACGGTGAGACGGGACAGCGAGACGGGCCAGCGAGACGGGACAGCGAGACGGGGTGGCGAGGCGGGGTGGCGAGACGGTGAGACGGGACAGCGAGACGGGCCAGCGAGACGGGACAGCGAGACGGGACAGCGAGGCAGGACTGCGAGACGGGCCAGCGAGACGGGACAGCGAGGCAGGACTGCGAGACGGGCCAGCGAGACGGGCCAGCGAGACGGGACAGCGAGACGGGGTGGCGAGGCGGGGTGGCGAGACGGTGAGACGGGACAGCGAGACGGGCCAGCGAGACGGGACAGCGAGACGGGACAGCGAGGCAGGACTGCGAGACGGGCCAGCGAGACGGGACAGCGAGGCAGGTCTGCGAGACGGGCCAGCGAGACGGGCCAGCGAGACGGGACAGCGAGGCAGGACTGCGAGACGGGACAGCGAGGCAGACAGTGTGAATGGGCTACGTGCAGCATTTCCCCTTCTTTGCAGGCCGTTCCACAATCTGCACCATCGTCTTTTGAATCTTCTCCTGGTCTTTCAGCATGCTGCAAAGGGACATGGAGACATGATAGTGAGCATTGCAGACAGCCCCGGGGGAGCACTCTCAGATAAAGGACACAACAatacaaagaaaaataaatcactgctGGAATAGCCACATTTCTCACTCACTTTGCCAGACACACCATGACAATGTTAATGTTGTGACCAGTATAGGCGCTGCATTCATAGAACAAGATGTTGTactcctagagagagagaggaatgatgGATGAGAATAGTTTAGAATTATTGCATGTGGTCATGAGCAAAATACATTACTTCATAAGCTGTTACTGAGATACTCCAACCTCTCCATACATTGATGCCAAGTCACTCAAGTTCAACTAAACCGGTGTAATGAGAGAAGCAGCTGCAAATCTCATCagcaattttatttaaaaatgtatttctccATGggaggccatccctaattgcccttaaacggTGTGGCTTGAACAGagacagttcagagtcaaccataatgctgggggtctggagtcacatgagggCCAGACTGAGTAACgatatcaggggtgggattctccgacaccccgtcGGGTCGCAGAATCGgcaggggccggcgtgaatcccgcccccaccggccgccgaattctccggccctccaaaagtcagcGAGGTGACTCaacgggccccggggctgcccgaattctccggcctgcaatgggccgaagtcccactggtttTTTGCCagtgtggatcagactaggtcccttaccggcggaacctgccggcgtgggcgggcttcggggtcctgggggtggcgcggggcgatctggccctggggggtgcccccacagcggcctggcccgcgatcggggcccaccaaactgtgggcgggcctgtgccgtgggggcactcttttcctacgcatcggctgtgtcagcctccacgatggccgacgcgtaggtgaacccccccccccccccgcccccctaccctgcgcagggatgacgtcagcagccaaaggccttccacgccagccggcgtggcgcaaaccactccggcgcaggcctagtccctgaatggttcacgccactccgtcccgccgggacctccccaccccgccgggtacgggagaatcccgacccagatTTCCTTACTGTgactagcttttcaattccagatgttacaaattgaatttaaattccactcactggcgtggtgggatttgaacccatatccccagagcagtaaccagggcctctggattactagaccagtgacattACCGCTGCACCATAGTCTCTCCTTGAAGGTAACTGCTCTCTCTCGCAGTGTGGTGATCACAGACACACAATCCAAAATGGTTCTCCTGACTCCAGTTGAGAGAAAGTTTTCCCCAGTGGACATGAACACGGCACAAATATCCGACCGAGCCCAGTGACCTCTGTTGACAACAGTACTTGTGGATGGTGAGTGAGGTGTCAGCTCTGATGCTCCAGACACAAAGTGCCTCCCAGCACACATTATCTCGTTCCTAGAGAATATGTCACAGCAACCTCTGGATCACAAATTCTAACCAGTCAGCATCTTTAATAGGGCAGTGCTGGTGCAGGGAATATTCCTTCAGTGATTTGTGGGAGTGGACGAGACttacactggagctgtgaatatAAACAATAGGCACCAACCTGGGCAAGTCTTTCtccctcaagtgtggagacctgacgCTGAGCATCATTATCAACCTTGTTACCCAGAAGGAGAATGGCGACATCATCAGTTGCTGTCTCCTAAAAGAGAGAgatggaaggagagagagcagaatGGAGGAAGATatggaaagggagagggagacgaagccagacagagagagaaaacgagatggagaaatggagagagggaaacagagagagagtaaTGGGGAGAGAaaaggggtggagggagagagagatagcgagaggaggggagatggagggagaaaaaaagaaatggagggagatagaaatagtgtgagaaagggagagagagatggagggagagaaagggagatgaAGGCACAGAGATAGAAAGAAATAGTAGACAGCGTCAAAGGGAGAAAGATGTGGAGGATGGacggtggagggtgagagagaaacagaagggGAAAGGGAGAAAGATAGAcgaggaaagggagggagagtgatggaAGGAAAGAGAGAATAAGATTTTTCTTGTTATGAGCTTAAAAATAGCAAATGACAATTAGAGATTACCCAGCCGTTTTGACATTGTGTTTTTTGTGTAACAGGAATGTACTGATGTCACTACTTATTGCAATCCCCGCCTCCCAGCCTGTGTGCTATCAGACATCCAATCTTCAAAAACCCATAGTTTTCTTCAGCTCACCATGGGAAGACCAAAACTATTATTTTCTCCCTTATGCAGCAGATTTGGTGTTCTTGCTACACTCCAATCATTGCCTCAGcgaatcacagaatcattacgttgcaaaaagaggccattcagttcattgTGTCTGCTCCGGCTCCCctaatgagcatcatgacttagagCCATTCCCTTGTCTTTTCCCTGTATCCCTACACATTGTTTGTACTAAAATAATCATCGAATGCCTTCTTGAAtgtttcaattgaacctgcctccaccacacttccagactgTACATTCCACatccaaaccactcgctgtgtgaaaattaaTTTTCTCACATCGAATTTCCTTCTtttaccaatcactttaaatttgtgccctctcgttctccaTCGTTTTACAaccgggaacagtttctcccgatctacGCTATCCAGATTTTGAACATttatatcaaatctcctcttagctttCTTCTCCATGAGGAGaagagtcccaacctctccaatctatcttcatagctGGAGTCTTTCAaccttggaaccattcttgtaaacctcttctgcatcctctccaatgcattcacatcgtTTTTATAGTATGGCACCCAGAATTCTACACAGTTCTATCTAAGTGTCTTGTAtatgttcagcataacctccttgcttttataccctatgcccctattaataaaggccAGAATACTttatgctttattaactactctctccacctgtcctgccaccttcaatgatctatgcacacatacacccaggtccctcagcTGCTCCGGCAGCCCTTTCAGAATGTTACCCCTTATTCTTTTTgcctctgcatgttcttcctaccaaatttgatcgcctcacacttctccacattgaacatcATCTTACACCTATCTGCCCACACCACCAACTTTTCCAAATCCCTGTGAGGTTCAACTTCACCCTCTTcatagttcacaatacttccaagttttgtataatagaacatagaagacaagagcatacagtgcagcaagaggccattcagcccatcgagtctgcaccaacccacttaaaccctcacttccaccctatccctgtaacccaatgacccctccaaacctttttggtcactaagagcaatttatcattgctttggactttggactttgggaggaaaccggagcacccggaggaaacccatgcagacacggggagaacatgcagactccgcacagacagtgacccggtgcggaatcgaacctgggacccaggtgctgtgaagccacagtgctatccacttgtgctaccgtgctgcccatgcaaactttgaaattgtccctgtGCATCAAGATCTAGATCTAtatcaaagaacaaaaacaaagaacaatgcaacacaggagcaggcccttcggccctccaagcctgtaacgGTCATGATACCCCActcggc
This genomic window contains:
- the LOC119978059 gene encoding ras-related protein Rab-44-like, with product MYDITSSSSFSEVRYWLACVKETATDDVAILLLGNKVDNDAQRQVSTLEGERLAQEYNILFYECSAYTGHNINIVMVCLANMLKDQEKIQKTMVQIVERPAKKGKCCT